In Camelus ferus isolate YT-003-E chromosome 5, BCGSAC_Cfer_1.0, whole genome shotgun sequence, one genomic interval encodes:
- the DDX18 gene encoding ATP-dependent RNA helicase DDX18 yields MSHLPMKLLRKKIEKRNLKLRQRNLKLQGASSVSLSETQNGDVSEETVGGGKVKKSLKQSMNVGLSEAQNGDVSKETVGGRKVKKSLKQSMNEGLTVTPNGDISKEAVGVGKVKKSMKSSVNAGLSEAQNGDVAKETVGKVKVKKSSKESTILTSEEAAMQSPNSDSKKKKKKKRKMVDDAGPDTKKAKTEDKGDSEDNGQAPEETEDSVEKPEDGDNGSEVPSLPLGLTGAFEDTSFASLANLVNENTLKAIKEMGFTNMTEIQHKSIRPLLEGRDLLAAAKTGSGKTLAFLIPAVELIVKLKFMPRNGTGVLILSPTRELAMQTFGVLKELMTHHVHTYGLIMGGSNRSAEAQKLANGINIIVATPGRLLDHMQNTPGFMYKNLQCLVIDEADRILDVGFEEELKQIIKLLPTRRQTMLFSATQTRKVEDLARISLKKEPLYVGVDDDKANATVDGLEQGYVICPSEKRFLLLFTFLKKNRKKKLMVFFSSCMSVKYHYELLNYIDLPVLAIHGRQKQNKRTTTFFQFCNADSGTLLCTDVAARGLDIPEVDWIVQYDPPDDPKEYIHRVGRTARGLNGRGHALLILRPEELGFLRYLKQSKVPLSEFEFSWSKISDIQSQLEKLIEKNYFLHKSAQEAYKSYIRAYDSHSLKQIFNVNNLNLPQVALSFGFKVPPFVDLNVNSNDGKLKKRGGGGGFGYQKAKKVEKSKIFKHISKKPSDRRQFSH; encoded by the exons ATGTCTCATTTACCGATGAAACTTTTACGCAAGAAGATCGAGAAGCGGAACCTCAAATTGCGACAGCGAAACCTGAAGCTACAGG GGGCCTCCAGTGTGAGCCTTTCAGAAACTCAAAATGGAGATGTGTCTGAAGAAACAGTGGGAGGTGGAAAAGTTAAGAAGTCTTTAAAACAGTCTATGAATGTGGGCTTGTCAGAAGCTCAAAATGGAGATGTATCTAAAGAAACAGTAGGTggtagaaaagttaaaaaatccCTGAAACAGTCTATGAATGAGGGCTTGACAGTAACCCCAAATGGAGACATATCTAAAGAAGCAGTAGGAgttggaaaagttaaaaaatccATGAAATCGTCTGTGAATGCGGGCTTGTCAGAAGCCCAAAATGGAGATGTAGCTAAAGAAACAGTGggaaaagtaaaagttaaaaaatcctCCAAGGAATCTACCATACTGACCAGTGAGGAAGCAGCGATGCAGTCTCCCAATTCAgattcaaaaaagaagaagaagaaaaagagaaaaatggtggaTGATGCTGGCCCTG AtactaaaaaagcaaaaactgaagacaaaggaGACTCTGAAGACAATGGCCAGGCTcctgaggaaacagaagacaGTGTGGAGAAGCCAGAGGACGGGGACAATGGCAGCGAGGTgcccagcctgcccctgggacTGACAG GAGCTTTTGAGGATACTTCATTTGCTTCGCTAGCTAATCTTGTTAATGAGAACACTCTGAAGGCAATAAAAGAAATGGGCTTCACAAACATGACTGAAATTCAACATAAAAGTATCAGACCGCTTCTGGAAGGCAG GGATCTTCTAGCAGctgcaaaaacaggcagtggcAAAACTCTGGCATTTCTTATCCCCGCAGTTGAACTCATTGTGAAGTTGAAGTTCATGCCCAGGAATG GAACAGGAGTCCTGATTCTCTCACCTACCAGGGAGCTGGCCATGCAGACTTTCGGTGTTCTTAAAGAGCTGATGACACACCACGTTCACACATACGGGTTAATAATGGGCGGCAGTAACAGGTCTGCCGAAGCACAGAAACTTGCCAATGGGATCAACATCATTGTGGCCACGCCAGGCCGTCTGCTGGACCACATGCAG AACACCCCGGGGTTTATGTATAAAAACCTACAGTGTCTGGTTATCGATGAGGCTGATCGTATCTTGGATGTTGGGTTCGAAGAGGAATTAAAGCAAATTATTAAACTTCTGCCAA CACGCAGACAGACCATGCTCTTTTCTGCCACACAAACGCGGAAGGTTGAAGACCTGGCGAGGATTTCTCTGAAAAAGGAGCCCTTGTACGTTGGTGTTGATGATGACAAAGCTAACGCCACAGTGGATGGTCTTGAGCAG GGATATGTTATTTGTCCCTCGGAAAAGAGATTCCTCCTGCTCTTTACGTTCCTTAAGAAGAACCGGAAGAAGAAGCTCATGGTCTTCTTTTCATCCTGTATGTCTGTGAAATACCACTACGAGTTGCTGAACTACATCGATTTGCCTGTCTTGGCCATTCAT GGAAGGCAGAAACAAAACAAGCGCACGACCACCTTCTTCCAGTTCTGCAATGCGGATTCGGGGACACTGCTGTGTACAGACGTGGCAGCTAGAGGGCTGGACATTCCTGAAGTCGACTGGATTGTTCAGTATGACCCTCCAGATGACCCCAAG GAGTACATCCACCGTGTGGGTAGAACAGCCCGGGGCCTGAATGGAAGAGGGCACGCTCTGCTCATCCTGCGCCCGGAAGAACTGGGTTTCCTCCGCTACTTGAAGCAATCCAAG GTTCCATTAAGTGAATTTGAGTTTTCTTGGTCCAAAATTTCAGACATTCAGTCTCAG cTTGAAAAACTGATAGAAAAGAACTATTTCCTTCACAAGTCAGCCCAAGAGGCGTATAAGTCATACATCCGAGCGTATGATTCCCACTCTCTGAAGCAGATCTTTAACGTTAATAACTTAAATTTGCCTCAAGTTGCTCTGTCATTCGGTTTCAAGGTGCCTCCT